A stretch of the Archangium violaceum genome encodes the following:
- a CDS encoding DUF3226 domain-containing protein has translation MRYAYLVVEGPHDVEFVGRLLKPHRFKRENNESRLDPYWRPLVPTRFPYGGDLSRRVPVPTFFVSDTVSVAVHASGGDSEIANRVEETLQAALVAPPDAVGVLLDADRALPPVERFGEVRHALQARVNLVVPEQPGQVSAASPRCGIFVLPDNVNPGTLESLLLECADIPYPDLLSDVRSLVSRVRAGAYSLTPDDLKDFNKPAGAHKAMVACMAGILRPGKAIQVSIQDNRWLEGAALDLPRIAALREFLRVLLMLP, from the coding sequence ATGCGGTATGCCTACCTGGTGGTCGAGGGCCCTCACGATGTCGAATTCGTCGGGCGCCTGCTGAAGCCTCATCGCTTCAAGCGTGAGAACAATGAGTCGCGCTTGGACCCATATTGGAGGCCGCTGGTACCCACGAGATTCCCCTACGGCGGAGACCTGAGCCGACGTGTCCCGGTGCCGACGTTCTTCGTGTCCGATACCGTCTCGGTCGCGGTGCATGCCTCCGGCGGTGACTCGGAGATTGCGAACCGGGTGGAAGAGACGCTTCAAGCCGCTCTCGTCGCTCCTCCAGATGCTGTCGGGGTATTGCTGGATGCCGATCGGGCCCTGCCGCCGGTGGAGCGTTTCGGCGAGGTCCGCCATGCGTTGCAAGCCAGGGTGAACCTCGTCGTGCCCGAGCAGCCAGGGCAGGTGTCCGCCGCCTCGCCCCGGTGTGGAATCTTCGTCCTGCCGGACAACGTGAATCCCGGAACCCTGGAGTCCCTCCTGTTGGAATGCGCGGACATTCCCTATCCGGACCTCCTCTCGGATGTTCGCTCGTTGGTGTCCAGGGTGCGGGCGGGCGCGTATTCGCTGACTCCCGATGACTTGAAGGACTTCAACAAGCCCGCCGGGGCACACAAGGCCATGGTGGCCTGTATGGCGGGCATCCTGAGGCCGGGCAAGGCCATCCAGGTGTCCATCCAGGACAACCGGTGGTTGGAGGGCGCGGCGCTGGACCTCCCGCGCATCGCGGCCCTGAGGGAGTTCCTCCGGGTTCTCTTGATGCTGCCTTGA
- a CDS encoding ROK family protein, whose amino-acid sequence MSRADLARATGLARSTISQRVEALIAHKLLTESGEGPSTGGRPPMRLAFNARGGVVLAADLGATHCRLAVTDLAGEVLAEQAAELAIARGPDEVLPWMLDRFDELLHAAGRTGAEVRGVGIGVPGPVEFDEGRAVSPPIMPGWDGIRIPERVRPRFPVPVLVDNDVNLMALGEYGAVWRDQVEDLLFVKVGTGIGCGIIASGRVHRGAQGTAGDVGHIQVSDHSGEVCQCGNVGCVEALASGSALAGQLRALGLSAAHSRDVVELARAGQRDAVRLIRAAGRRLGEVLAGAVNLFNPAVIVIGGDMAHAHEHLFAGVLEVVHRRSTPLAARHLRLVASSLDDRAGIMGCALGVVDQVLAPSAIDASLAQYTESGK is encoded by the coding sequence ATGTCCCGAGCCGACCTGGCGCGAGCGACGGGGCTGGCGCGCTCCACGATTTCGCAGCGTGTCGAGGCGCTCATTGCCCACAAGTTGCTCACCGAGTCGGGCGAGGGTCCGAGCACGGGCGGGCGTCCGCCGATGCGGCTGGCGTTCAACGCGCGAGGAGGCGTGGTGCTGGCGGCGGACCTGGGGGCCACGCACTGCCGGCTGGCGGTGACGGACCTGGCGGGCGAGGTGCTGGCAGAGCAGGCCGCGGAGCTCGCCATCGCGCGAGGGCCCGACGAGGTGCTCCCGTGGATGCTGGACCGCTTCGACGAGCTGCTCCATGCGGCGGGCCGGACGGGGGCGGAGGTGAGGGGCGTGGGAATCGGGGTACCGGGTCCCGTCGAGTTCGACGAGGGGCGGGCCGTGAGTCCACCCATCATGCCGGGGTGGGACGGCATCCGGATTCCCGAGCGGGTGCGTCCCCGGTTCCCGGTGCCGGTGCTGGTGGACAACGACGTGAACCTGATGGCGCTGGGCGAGTACGGGGCGGTGTGGCGCGATCAGGTGGAGGACCTGCTGTTCGTGAAGGTGGGGACGGGGATCGGCTGCGGCATCATCGCGAGCGGGCGGGTCCACCGGGGGGCGCAGGGGACGGCGGGGGACGTGGGGCACATCCAGGTCAGCGACCACTCGGGCGAGGTCTGCCAGTGCGGCAACGTGGGCTGCGTGGAGGCGCTGGCGTCGGGCTCGGCGCTGGCGGGCCAGCTGCGGGCGCTCGGCCTGAGCGCGGCTCACAGCCGGGACGTGGTGGAGCTGGCCCGAGCGGGACAGCGCGACGCCGTGCGGCTGATACGGGCCGCGGGGCGCCGGCTGGGCGAGGTGTTGGCGGGGGCGGTCAATCTCTTCAACCCCGCGGTGATAGTGATTGGCGGCGACATGGCGCACGCGCACGAGCACCTCTTCGCGGGGGTGCTCGAGGTGGTGCACCGGCGCTCCACCCCGCTGGCCGCGCGCCACCTGCGGCTGGTGGCGAGCAGCCTGGACGACCGGGCGGGCATCATGGGGTGTGCCCTCGGGGTGGTGGATCAGGTGCTCGCGCCGTCGGCCATCGACGCGTCGCTGGCTCAGTACACGGAGTCGGGGAAGTAG
- a CDS encoding Gfo/Idh/MocA family protein, which produces MSKQLRVAIAGTGFIGRVHARSARLAGAHLVGVASSSAESARKAAGELGAERHFESAEALVTAPDVDVVHICTPNALHEPLALAALKAGKHVVCEKPLAMGLAGAQRLLDAARAHGRVATVPFVYRFYPTVREARAQVVAGTTGPLRLLHGTYLQDWLASPDDWNWRVDPERGGDSRAFADIGSHWCDLVEFVSGHRITRVSARLSTTVAQRLARQSVNAFASGQGSGRPVTVSTEDVALVHFETHLGAVGSLVISQVSPGRKNRLWFELDGADAALAFDQEQPESLWVGRRSGPSLVLRDPGHLSAPAARLSPLPAGHPQGYHDCFDLFVADTYAAIAGAEPDGLPRFEDGVRAARITDAVLASARTQSWVEVPA; this is translated from the coding sequence ATGTCCAAGCAGCTACGGGTAGCGATCGCGGGGACCGGGTTCATCGGGCGGGTGCACGCCAGGTCGGCGCGGCTGGCCGGAGCCCACCTCGTGGGGGTGGCCTCCTCGAGCGCGGAGTCGGCCCGGAAGGCCGCCGGGGAGCTGGGCGCCGAGCGGCACTTCGAGTCGGCCGAGGCGCTCGTCACCGCGCCGGACGTGGACGTCGTGCACATCTGCACGCCCAATGCGCTCCACGAGCCGTTGGCGCTCGCGGCCCTGAAGGCGGGCAAGCACGTGGTGTGCGAGAAGCCGCTCGCCATGGGGCTCGCTGGCGCCCAGCGGCTGCTCGACGCCGCCCGGGCCCACGGCCGCGTGGCCACCGTGCCCTTCGTCTACCGCTTCTACCCGACGGTCCGCGAGGCCCGCGCCCAGGTCGTCGCCGGCACCACCGGGCCCCTCCGCCTCCTGCACGGCACCTATCTGCAGGACTGGCTGGCCTCGCCCGATGACTGGAACTGGCGGGTGGACCCCGAGCGCGGCGGCGACTCGCGCGCCTTCGCCGACATCGGCTCCCACTGGTGCGACCTGGTCGAGTTCGTCTCCGGCCACCGCATCACCCGCGTCTCCGCCCGGCTGTCCACCACCGTGGCCCAGCGGCTCGCCCGCCAGTCCGTCAACGCGTTCGCCTCCGGCCAGGGCTCGGGGCGCCCCGTCACCGTCAGCACCGAGGACGTGGCGCTCGTGCACTTCGAGACGCACCTGGGCGCGGTGGGCTCGCTCGTCATCAGCCAGGTGTCCCCCGGCCGGAAGAACCGGCTCTGGTTCGAGCTGGATGGTGCCGACGCCGCCCTCGCCTTCGACCAGGAGCAGCCCGAGTCGCTGTGGGTCGGCCGCCGCTCCGGCCCGTCGCTCGTCCTGCGCGACCCGGGCCACCTGTCCGCCCCCGCCGCCCGCCTGTCGCCGCTGCCCGCCGGCCATCCGCAGGGCTACCACGACTGCTTCGATCTGTTCGTCGCCGATACCTACGCCGCCATCGCGGGCGCCGAGCCCGACGGTCTCCCCCGTTTCGAGGATGGAGTCCGCGCCGCCCGCATCACCGACGCCGTCCTGGCGTCCGCTCGTACCCAGTCCTGGGTGGAGGTGCCCGCATGA
- a CDS encoding PhzF family phenazine biosynthesis isomerase, whose translation MTIAVPAEAHHARAFISADIRGGNSTWVLPVGREPGAVGAAIDMARVLARETGVEVTLEVEGRDFRFIAPEGELSLCLHGLLGGLALARREGRIAGEGRAVTVTTPSGEFTARVEAVDAHTFEVSVELGRQLLVPVEAGRELRAALAAALGLTLEDLPERLWNAGGARLKTLVPLESRERLAAIHVEPGSIARIASELGCTGFYAFVVERADAMGAHLAARQFPAGIGIVEDPATGGSAAAPALWLRRVGGHPGLERLTITQGEDMGRPCRLVVGRSGEDDARGWWVGGRVVL comes from the coding sequence GTGACCATTGCCGTGCCAGCCGAGGCCCACCATGCCCGAGCCTTCATCTCCGCCGACATACGCGGCGGCAACTCCACCTGGGTGTTGCCGGTGGGACGGGAGCCAGGTGCGGTCGGAGCGGCGATCGACATGGCCCGGGTGCTGGCGCGCGAGACCGGAGTGGAGGTGACGCTCGAGGTGGAGGGCCGGGACTTCCGGTTCATCGCGCCGGAGGGGGAGCTGAGCCTGTGCCTCCACGGCCTGTTGGGTGGACTGGCGCTCGCCCGACGCGAGGGGCGCATCGCTGGGGAGGGGCGGGCCGTGACGGTGACGACCCCCTCCGGGGAGTTCACGGCGCGGGTCGAGGCGGTGGACGCCCACACCTTCGAGGTCTCGGTGGAGTTGGGACGGCAGCTCCTGGTTCCGGTGGAGGCGGGACGGGAGTTGCGAGCGGCACTGGCCGCGGCGCTCGGGCTCACGCTGGAGGACCTGCCCGAACGACTGTGGAACGCGGGCGGGGCGCGCCTGAAGACGCTGGTTCCGTTGGAGTCGCGCGAGCGATTGGCGGCGATACACGTCGAGCCCGGGTCCATCGCTCGCATCGCTTCTGAACTGGGCTGCACCGGCTTCTACGCCTTCGTGGTCGAACGTGCGGATGCGATGGGTGCGCACCTCGCCGCGCGGCAGTTCCCGGCCGGGATCGGCATTGTCGAGGATCCGGCCACGGGAGGCTCCGCCGCCGCACCCGCCTTGTGGCTCAGGCGGGTCGGGGGACATCCCGGGCTCGAGCGTCTGACCATCACTCAAGGCGAGGACATGGGACGTCCGTGCCGCCTGGTGGTGGGACGGTCGGGCGAGGACGACGCGAGGGGCTGGTGGGTAGGCGGTCGCGTCGTGCTGTGA
- a CDS encoding phage holin family protein, with product MDERNERGASSSILSELMTQGRRVARAGMTRARVEMKEDARDMGKGGLLLGASAWMGMTGLSALVLAAAMAMPRNPVRGVLLAGLGLLGGSVALGLVGLRTLPKEPLSQTKQALKEGAAVLEESLS from the coding sequence ATGGACGAGCGGAACGAGCGGGGAGCGAGCAGCTCCATCCTGTCGGAGCTGATGACGCAGGGCCGGCGGGTGGCGCGGGCGGGGATGACGCGGGCGCGGGTGGAGATGAAGGAAGACGCGCGCGACATGGGGAAGGGCGGCCTGTTGTTGGGGGCGAGCGCGTGGATGGGGATGACGGGTTTGAGCGCGCTGGTGCTGGCGGCGGCGATGGCGATGCCGAGGAACCCGGTGCGGGGTGTGCTGCTGGCGGGACTGGGGTTGCTCGGGGGCTCGGTGGCGTTGGGGCTGGTGGGGCTGCGGACGCTGCCGAAGGAGCCGCTGTCGCAGACGAAGCAGGCGCTGAAGGAGGGGGCGGCGGTGCTCGAGGAGAGCCTGAGCTGA
- a CDS encoding AAA family ATPase, with protein MVKLNWLQVNRFRSVKPGTRLTFNPGYNVLLGQNGTGKTTLLNLVAAAVKSDFSEYKEEEFDLSYELASDKGTVTFSVRNENRAFSGAEGASFRKLGELSPEGMIFSPVLSVTAVVSIKQTGLQIKLDTEGKRGSLLRMDGPTPGEPFEIDLSDLAELTPGFALFYGLSQWEANASVVPKPSSEIAELGELILSGVERFDESLEYFNNLGRLHVTFYRRTDGSVFPGRGTFDIPTGMQLRGLAQKKWGADRYVLTDAQIHFLNRTIQLLDIESAEAIIELQDSSKQGQFAFMRLGGMRFYFSHRGGWKISEKMLSYGQKRMLAFMHYLDTARSVVIADELVNGLHHRWIRSCFEAIEQRQAFLTSQNPLLLDYLNFQSPEEVRSAFVLCGWEKGPEQMVWENMSEEAARDFFDSYKVGFQQVGELLQSKGLW; from the coding sequence ATGGTCAAGCTCAACTGGCTCCAGGTGAACAGGTTCCGCTCGGTGAAACCGGGAACGCGGCTGACCTTCAACCCGGGCTACAACGTGCTGCTCGGGCAGAACGGCACCGGGAAGACCACGTTGCTCAACCTGGTGGCGGCGGCCGTCAAGTCGGACTTCAGTGAGTACAAGGAAGAAGAATTCGACCTTTCGTACGAGCTCGCCTCGGACAAGGGAACGGTCACCTTTTCGGTGCGCAATGAGAACCGTGCTTTCTCTGGGGCCGAAGGTGCTTCGTTTCGGAAACTGGGAGAGCTGTCGCCCGAGGGAATGATATTCTCCCCGGTGCTCTCCGTCACAGCGGTCGTTTCCATCAAACAGACGGGACTTCAAATCAAGCTCGATACCGAAGGCAAACGCGGCTCGCTGCTGCGTATGGATGGGCCAACTCCAGGAGAACCTTTCGAGATCGACCTGTCTGACCTCGCTGAGTTGACGCCAGGGTTTGCGCTCTTCTACGGATTGTCGCAATGGGAAGCCAATGCGTCTGTTGTACCGAAGCCATCTTCCGAAATCGCCGAACTCGGCGAGCTCATCCTCTCCGGGGTTGAACGCTTCGATGAGTCACTCGAGTATTTCAATAACCTGGGACGACTTCATGTCACTTTCTACCGAAGGACGGATGGGTCCGTTTTCCCCGGTCGCGGCACCTTCGATATCCCCACGGGGATGCAGTTACGTGGTCTGGCGCAAAAGAAGTGGGGAGCAGACCGGTATGTCCTGACCGATGCCCAGATTCATTTCCTGAACCGCACAATTCAGCTTCTTGACATTGAGTCCGCTGAAGCAATCATCGAGCTGCAGGACTCGAGCAAACAAGGGCAGTTCGCCTTCATGCGTCTTGGCGGCATGCGATTCTATTTCAGCCACCGGGGCGGCTGGAAGATCTCGGAGAAGATGCTCAGCTATGGCCAGAAGCGCATGCTCGCATTCATGCACTACCTGGACACGGCCCGGTCGGTCGTCATCGCCGACGAACTCGTGAATGGCCTCCACCATCGCTGGATTCGCTCCTGTTTCGAGGCCATCGAGCAACGACAGGCCTTCCTCACCAGCCAGAATCCCCTCCTGCTCGACTATCTGAATTTCCAGTCTCCCGAGGAGGTTCGCTCCGCCTTCGTCCTCTGCGGGTGGGAAAAGGGCCCCGAGCAGATGGTCTGGGAGAACATGTCCGAGGAGGCCGCACGGGACTTCTTCGACTCCTACAAGGTCGGGTTCCAACAGGTCGGCGAGCTGCTTCAATCCAAGGGGCTCTGGTGA
- a CDS encoding sugar ABC transporter ATP-binding protein, translated as MNKLVGTQHAPEGRDTPLVRVEALTRVFPGVQALAGVSLSLMAGEVHGIVGENGAGKSTLMKILSGVYTPSSGRVLIRGREVTLRGPSDAQRHGIAMIHQELNLVDELSVADNIFLGREHVRRGLIDRKVTRERSVELLKALDCPIDPERMVRSLSLAQKQMVEIAKALSTDARVLIMDEPTAVLTQRETRALLALIQRLKQQGVAIVYISHLLPEVLHICDRITVLRDGRAVASVEGPSIKTLGERELASMMVGRPMSEHFPPRRPHGSQVRLAVRGLSVPGLVHDVSFEVREGEILGFAGLIGAGRTEMAEAIMGLRRGRGELLVDGAPLSIRDVREAATAGLAYVSEDRKGTGLVLGMGVTENTTLVSLRKYCRTPLALIDLPAEDRATREHIETLRIKVATPRRAVETLSGGNQQKVALARWLEMAPKVLIVDEPTRGVDIGAKEEIYRLLQALAAQGMACIMISSEMNELLGMCHRLAVLHKGRLVATFDGATATEEQLMHAAAGIA; from the coding sequence ATGAACAAACTGGTCGGGACACAGCACGCGCCGGAGGGAAGAGACACACCGCTCGTCCGCGTCGAGGCGCTGACCAGGGTCTTCCCCGGTGTTCAGGCGCTCGCCGGTGTGAGCTTGTCCCTCATGGCCGGCGAGGTTCATGGAATCGTCGGCGAGAACGGGGCCGGCAAGAGCACCCTCATGAAGATCCTCTCGGGTGTGTACACGCCCTCCTCGGGACGGGTGCTCATCCGCGGCCGTGAGGTCACCCTCCGCGGCCCCAGCGATGCCCAACGCCATGGCATCGCCATGATCCACCAGGAGCTCAACCTCGTGGACGAGCTCAGCGTCGCCGACAACATCTTCCTCGGCCGCGAGCACGTCCGGCGCGGACTCATCGACCGGAAGGTCACCCGCGAGCGCTCGGTCGAGTTGTTGAAGGCGCTCGACTGCCCGATCGACCCGGAGCGGATGGTGCGCTCCCTCTCGCTCGCCCAGAAGCAGATGGTGGAGATCGCCAAGGCCCTGTCCACCGACGCCCGCGTGCTCATCATGGACGAGCCCACCGCGGTGCTCACCCAGCGCGAGACTCGCGCCCTGCTCGCGCTCATCCAGCGCCTCAAGCAGCAGGGCGTGGCCATCGTCTATATCTCCCACCTCCTGCCCGAGGTCCTTCACATCTGCGATCGCATCACCGTCCTGCGTGACGGGCGCGCGGTGGCCTCCGTGGAGGGGCCGAGCATCAAGACACTCGGCGAGCGCGAGCTGGCCAGCATGATGGTCGGCCGGCCCATGAGCGAGCACTTCCCCCCTCGCCGGCCCCATGGCTCGCAGGTGCGGCTCGCGGTGCGCGGCCTGAGTGTTCCCGGGCTCGTGCACGACGTGAGCTTCGAGGTCCGCGAGGGTGAGATTCTCGGCTTCGCCGGGTTGATCGGCGCGGGCCGCACCGAGATGGCCGAGGCCATCATGGGACTCCGGCGGGGACGCGGCGAGTTGCTCGTCGATGGCGCTCCCCTGTCCATCCGAGACGTCCGGGAGGCCGCCACCGCGGGTCTCGCCTACGTGTCGGAAGACCGCAAGGGCACCGGCCTCGTCCTCGGCATGGGCGTGACCGAGAACACCACCCTCGTGTCGCTCCGCAAGTACTGCCGCACGCCCCTCGCCCTGATCGATCTCCCGGCGGAGGACCGGGCGACGCGCGAACACATCGAGACGCTCCGCATCAAGGTCGCCACGCCCAGACGCGCGGTCGAGACCCTCTCCGGCGGCAATCAGCAGAAGGTCGCGCTGGCCAGATGGCTCGAGATGGCTCCGAAGGTGCTGATCGTCGACGAGCCCACGCGTGGCGTGGACATCGGCGCGAAGGAGGAAATCTATCGGCTGCTCCAGGCGCTCGCGGCGCAGGGCATGGCCTGCATCATGATCTCCTCCGAGATGAACGAGCTGCTCGGCATGTGTCACCGGCTCGCCGTGCTCCACAAGGGACGCCTGGTGGCCACCTTCGACGGAGCCACCGCGACCGAGGAGCAGCTCATGCACGCCGCCGCGGGCATCGCGTGA
- a CDS encoding ABC transporter substrate-binding protein: MKRLFTMLAALSLVLVLPGCKKSEEKSEAARAPTAKKLKIGISIPAADHGWAAGVGWWAKKKMAEYPDVEWVLATANEPGKQTSDIEDMMAQQVDGLVVLATESAPITPVAEKAKARGIFIVNVDRGFLKPVADVFLEGDNKAFGRKSAEFIVQKLGGKGNVVILRGIPSTVDTDRYEAAMEVFKQNPGIQVLAAQPGMWNQQKALEVMQSYLSQFQKIDAVWASDDDMALGAEKAIKEAGRQNEMWLFGGGGMKDIVKRVMDKDPLYPADITYPPAMIAASIDLAVANLRDGNEKAIADKLPAHLRIDKSQLQEKRAAGQTQRLLKLDVHLITPENAREFYFPDSVY; this comes from the coding sequence ATGAAGCGGCTGTTCACGATGCTCGCGGCGCTGTCCCTCGTCCTGGTCCTGCCGGGCTGCAAGAAGAGCGAGGAGAAGAGTGAGGCCGCGCGGGCACCCACGGCGAAGAAGCTGAAGATTGGTATCTCCATCCCGGCCGCGGACCACGGTTGGGCGGCGGGCGTCGGCTGGTGGGCGAAGAAGAAGATGGCCGAGTACCCGGACGTCGAGTGGGTGCTCGCCACCGCCAACGAGCCCGGCAAGCAGACGTCCGACATCGAGGACATGATGGCGCAGCAGGTCGACGGGCTGGTGGTGCTCGCCACCGAGTCCGCCCCCATCACCCCCGTGGCCGAGAAGGCCAAGGCGCGCGGCATCTTCATCGTCAACGTGGACCGCGGCTTCCTCAAGCCCGTGGCCGATGTCTTCCTCGAGGGCGACAACAAGGCCTTCGGCCGCAAGAGCGCCGAGTTCATCGTCCAGAAGCTCGGCGGCAAGGGCAACGTCGTCATCCTCCGCGGCATCCCCTCCACCGTGGACACCGACCGCTACGAGGCCGCCATGGAGGTCTTCAAGCAGAACCCCGGCATCCAGGTGCTCGCGGCCCAGCCCGGCATGTGGAACCAGCAGAAGGCGCTCGAGGTCATGCAGAGCTACCTCTCCCAGTTCCAGAAGATAGACGCCGTCTGGGCCAGCGATGACGACATGGCCCTGGGCGCGGAGAAGGCCATCAAGGAGGCCGGGCGTCAGAACGAGATGTGGCTCTTCGGCGGCGGCGGCATGAAGGACATCGTCAAGCGCGTCATGGACAAGGATCCCCTCTACCCCGCCGACATCACCTACCCGCCCGCGATGATCGCCGCCAGCATCGACCTGGCCGTGGCCAACCTGCGCGACGGCAACGAGAAGGCCATCGCCGACAAGCTCCCCGCCCACCTGCGCATCGACAAGAGCCAGCTCCAGGAGAAGCGCGCCGCCGGCCAGACGCAGCGGCTGCTCAAGCTCGACGTCCACCTCATCACGCCGGAGAACGCCAGGGAGTTCTACTTCCCCGACTCCGTGTACTGA
- a CDS encoding sugar phosphate isomerase/epimerase family protein translates to MKLGFLTACLPQRSLEEIATWARAQGYEALEVAAWPALGNRPFTATHLKAESFGSADVEAVQTLFRRNGLTLSSLAYYDNNLHPDPTERRAINQHVLRCIDAASLLGCPTVGTFVGRDPTKSVKENLRVAEEVFKPLVDRAGEKGVKVIIENCVMEGWHPDGYPGNLAYSPELWEWMFSIGLYLNFDPSHLMWIGVDPVEAVRPYLHRIPHAQAKDVQLFPERRNRYGFFGKTRERDNPWDVGWWRYRVPGLGQVDWVRLIDAMYEGGFDGVLSVEHEDPVWGGTEDKVKTGLEIAHRTLRPLLVR, encoded by the coding sequence ATGAAGCTCGGTTTCCTGACCGCGTGTCTGCCGCAGAGGTCCCTCGAGGAGATCGCCACCTGGGCCAGGGCCCAGGGCTACGAGGCGCTGGAAGTGGCCGCCTGGCCCGCCCTGGGCAACCGGCCCTTCACCGCCACCCACCTCAAGGCCGAGTCCTTCGGCTCCGCCGACGTGGAGGCCGTCCAGACGCTGTTCCGCCGCAACGGCCTCACCCTGTCGTCGCTCGCCTACTACGACAACAACCTGCACCCGGATCCGACCGAGCGGAGGGCCATCAACCAGCACGTGCTGCGCTGCATCGACGCCGCCAGCCTCCTGGGCTGCCCCACCGTGGGGACGTTCGTCGGGAGGGATCCAACGAAGTCGGTGAAGGAGAACCTCCGGGTGGCCGAGGAGGTGTTCAAGCCCCTCGTCGACCGGGCCGGAGAGAAGGGCGTCAAGGTCATCATCGAGAACTGCGTGATGGAGGGCTGGCACCCGGATGGCTACCCGGGGAACCTGGCCTACTCCCCCGAGCTCTGGGAGTGGATGTTCTCCATTGGCCTGTACCTGAACTTCGACCCGTCCCACCTGATGTGGATCGGCGTCGACCCCGTGGAGGCCGTGCGGCCCTACCTGCACCGCATCCCCCACGCGCAGGCCAAGGACGTGCAGCTCTTCCCCGAGCGCCGCAACCGCTACGGCTTCTTCGGCAAGACGCGCGAGCGCGACAACCCCTGGGACGTGGGCTGGTGGCGCTACCGCGTCCCCGGGCTCGGGCAGGTGGACTGGGTGCGCCTCATCGACGCCATGTACGAGGGCGGCTTCGACGGCGTCCTCTCCGTCGAGCACGAGGACCCCGTCTGGGGCGGCACCGAGGACAAGGTGAAGACGGGCCTGGAGATCGCCCACCGCACCCTCCGTCCGCTGCTCGTGCGCTGA
- a CDS encoding ABC transporter permease: MSDTNDTGALVQGQARPTPREWMATLPSWWVPAVALLVLIVGTILIEWSTKGSSTFISPENLLNILRQWSFVGIIAVGMTFVIILGGIDLSVGSLVAFLGGLGILLMNHLMGQGWGELSAASVAFVVMISLGAVAGVLNGTLITRGKLAPFIATLGGLAAYRSLALALADGGEFRSASAEWFKALGTGGLAIPGTNIAPRAPEPIPLLFPWPVVIFFVLAASAWVLLNLTRYGRYVIAIGSNERAAVYSAIPVNRVKLLTYSLLGLCVGISGALLSSRMNSVSSSGTGLLYELDVIAAVVIGGTRMRGGAGTIAGTVIGVLILGVVGNMLNLLQVSVYLQGLVKGVIIIGAVLLQRAERL; encoded by the coding sequence ATGAGCGACACGAACGACACCGGAGCGCTGGTTCAAGGACAGGCAAGGCCGACGCCGCGCGAGTGGATGGCAACGCTGCCCTCGTGGTGGGTGCCAGCGGTGGCGCTGCTCGTCCTCATCGTGGGCACCATCCTCATCGAGTGGAGCACCAAGGGCTCCAGCACCTTCATCAGCCCCGAGAACCTGCTCAACATCCTGCGGCAGTGGTCCTTCGTCGGCATCATCGCCGTCGGGATGACCTTCGTGATCATCCTCGGGGGCATCGACCTGTCCGTGGGTTCGCTCGTGGCGTTCCTCGGGGGCCTCGGCATCCTGCTGATGAACCACCTCATGGGCCAGGGCTGGGGCGAGCTCTCCGCGGCCTCCGTGGCCTTCGTCGTGATGATCTCCCTGGGCGCCGTGGCCGGAGTCCTCAACGGGACCCTCATCACCCGCGGGAAGCTCGCGCCCTTCATCGCCACGCTCGGGGGGCTGGCCGCCTATCGCTCCCTCGCGCTCGCCCTGGCCGACGGCGGGGAGTTCCGGTCCGCCAGCGCCGAGTGGTTCAAGGCGCTCGGCACCGGTGGACTCGCCATCCCGGGCACCAACATCGCCCCCCGCGCCCCCGAGCCCATCCCCCTGCTCTTCCCCTGGCCCGTCGTCATCTTCTTCGTGCTCGCCGCCTCCGCCTGGGTCCTGCTCAACCTCACCCGCTACGGCCGGTATGTGATTGCCATTGGCAGCAACGAGCGCGCGGCCGTCTACTCCGCCATCCCCGTCAACCGCGTCAAGCTGCTCACCTACTCGCTCCTGGGACTGTGCGTCGGCATCTCCGGCGCCCTGCTGTCGTCCCGGATGAACTCGGTGAGCAGCTCGGGCACGGGGCTCCTCTACGAATTGGATGTCATCGCCGCCGTCGTCATCGGTGGCACGCGGATGCGCGGCGGCGCCGGCACCATCGCCGGCACCGTGATTGGCGTGCTCATCCTCGGCGTGGTCGGAAACATGCTCAACCTCTTGCAGGTCTCCGTGTACCTGCAAGGTCTGGTCAAGGGCGTCATCATCATCGGCGCGGTCCTGCTCCAGCGCGCCGAGCGGCTGTAA
- a CDS encoding four-helix bundle copper-binding protein, whose amino-acid sequence MAQIETQRGVLQPFLPADAGQLTEELKGCINNCLSCSAVCLQTVTYCLQKGGRHAASDHIRLLQDCVQICKTSADFMLRGSPLHTRTCGVCAEVCDRCAAECEKMGDDAVMKACAEACRRCAESCRKMSAQA is encoded by the coding sequence ATGGCACAGATAGAGACGCAGCGAGGCGTGCTACAGCCCTTTCTTCCCGCCGACGCCGGCCAGCTCACGGAGGAGCTGAAGGGCTGCATCAACAACTGCCTGTCGTGCTCGGCGGTGTGTCTGCAGACGGTGACGTACTGCCTCCAGAAGGGGGGCCGGCACGCGGCGTCCGACCATATCCGCCTGCTCCAGGACTGCGTGCAGATCTGCAAGACGAGCGCGGACTTCATGCTGCGCGGCTCGCCGCTGCACACCCGCACCTGTGGCGTCTGCGCCGAGGTGTGTGACCGGTGCGCGGCCGAGTGCGAGAAGATGGGGGATGACGCGGTGATGAAGGCGTGCGCCGAGGCGTGCCGCCGCTGCGCGGAGTCCTGCCGGAAGATGAGCGCGCAGGCCTGA